From Bradyrhizobium sp. NDS-1, the proteins below share one genomic window:
- a CDS encoding DUF4189 domain-containing protein — translation MRKLIIGVLALFISNTTAFAGSGAIAYSKPDDVVGVSHGCRSQKHAKRWALLDCRRKGGSDCQIEAYERNACAAVAIGNGRRLGRGWWSHPLGEFEEELSQQGALAGCNETGDEDCKLRAWVCH, via the coding sequence ATGCGTAAACTAATAATCGGCGTCCTCGCGCTGTTCATTTCAAACACTACCGCGTTCGCCGGCTCCGGGGCCATCGCATACTCCAAACCAGATGACGTGGTCGGTGTCTCGCACGGGTGTAGATCACAAAAGCACGCTAAACGGTGGGCCCTGCTCGACTGTCGCCGCAAGGGCGGCTCGGATTGCCAAATCGAAGCTTACGAAAGGAACGCTTGCGCCGCCGTTGCCATAGGCAATGGACGCCGGCTGGGACGTGGGTGGTGGTCCCACCCACTTGGTGAATTTGAAGAGGAGCTATCGCAACAAGGCGCGCTGGCGGGATGCAATGAGACCGGCGACGAGGACTGCAAACTGCGGGCCTGGGTTTGCCACTAA
- the nifT gene encoding putative nitrogen fixation protein NifT, producing the protein MKVMIRRSPETGLSIYVPKKDLEEPIVEWEHETLWGGWIRIANGWVLDLPAMASDTTLPITVNAKKRGGEATE; encoded by the coding sequence ATGAAGGTTATGATTCGCCGTTCGCCCGAGACGGGCCTTTCGATTTATGTGCCCAAGAAGGATCTTGAGGAGCCGATCGTCGAATGGGAGCACGAGACGCTGTGGGGCGGTTGGATCAGAATCGCGAACGGCTGGGTGCTCGACCTACCCGCGATGGCGAGTGACACCACCCTACCAATCACTGTCAACGCCAAGAAGCGCGGCGGCGAAGCAACCGAATGA
- the phnL gene encoding phosphonate C-P lyase system protein PhnL — MTILISVGGLSKTFTLHTQGGAEIAVFDDVSLEVRAGECVCLHGPSGAGKSTLLRSLYANYKPDAGHVVVQHGDESIDLVSAEPWEVVEVRRRTIGYVSQFLRVIPRVATIDIVTEPAIAIAIPADESHAKAKALLARLNIPKRLWSLAPATFSGGEQQRVNIARGFMVNYPVLLLDEPTASLDAVNRQSVVDLINEAKARGAAIVGIFHDEEVREAVADRLFKVGQSSVRKSQRNMTAAEPVA; from the coding sequence ATGACCATCCTCATCAGTGTCGGCGGCCTTTCCAAGACCTTCACGCTTCATACTCAGGGCGGCGCAGAGATCGCCGTCTTCGACGACGTCTCACTCGAGGTCCGCGCGGGAGAGTGCGTCTGCCTACACGGCCCCTCCGGGGCGGGCAAGTCGACGTTGCTGCGCTCGCTGTATGCCAATTACAAGCCGGACGCTGGGCACGTCGTCGTGCAACACGGAGACGAATCTATCGACCTTGTAAGCGCCGAGCCATGGGAAGTGGTCGAGGTGCGGCGTCGCACCATCGGCTATGTCAGCCAATTCCTACGCGTCATCCCCCGCGTTGCTACCATCGACATCGTAACCGAGCCGGCGATCGCCATTGCTATTCCAGCAGATGAATCACATGCCAAGGCGAAGGCGCTACTTGCGCGCCTCAACATCCCCAAGCGACTCTGGTCGCTGGCGCCAGCCACCTTCTCGGGGGGCGAACAGCAGCGCGTCAACATCGCACGAGGCTTCATGGTCAACTACCCGGTCCTGCTTCTCGATGAGCCGACAGCCTCGCTCGATGCCGTCAACCGCCAGAGCGTGGTCGACCTGATCAACGAGGCTAAGGCCCGTGGGGCAGCCATTGTCGGCATTTTCCATGATGAGGAAGTGCGCGAGGCTGTGGCCGACCGCCTGTTCAAAGTGGGCCAGTCGTCAGTTCGTAAGTCTCAGCGCAATATGACAGCAGCGGAACCTGTCGCATAA
- a CDS encoding alpha-D-ribose 1-methylphosphonate 5-phosphate C-P-lyase PhnJ: protein MTKRMIRRAILKAVAVPGYQVPFGSREMPLPPGWGTGGLQVTASILGRDDVLKVIDQGADDTTNAVSIRRFFAHVADVATTERTGEATVIQTRHRIPERPLTEDQIIVFQVPQPEALRRFIPHEAVARKLHALARYGIMYVRLYEDISQLGHVAMSADYPVIVNGRYLASPSPIPKFDNPKLHRSRALALFGAGRERRIHAIPPFTDVKSLDFVDHPFTVQHFEACCSLCGAQDSYLDEILLDDRGTRAFICSDTSYCASRHDERAAS from the coding sequence ATGACGAAACGAATGATTCGGCGTGCGATCCTGAAGGCGGTGGCCGTGCCGGGCTACCAAGTGCCGTTCGGCAGCCGTGAAATGCCGCTTCCCCCCGGGTGGGGTACTGGCGGACTCCAGGTTACCGCGAGCATCCTTGGCCGGGACGATGTGCTAAAGGTAATTGATCAAGGCGCGGACGACACCACAAACGCCGTCTCGATTCGCCGCTTCTTCGCCCATGTCGCCGATGTTGCCACGACCGAGCGTACGGGGGAAGCAACGGTGATTCAGACGCGTCATCGCATTCCTGAGCGGCCGCTCACTGAGGACCAGATCATCGTCTTCCAGGTGCCGCAGCCCGAAGCGTTGCGGCGATTCATTCCGCATGAGGCGGTCGCGCGGAAACTCCACGCTCTCGCCCGCTACGGCATTATGTATGTCCGGCTGTATGAAGATATTTCTCAGCTTGGCCACGTTGCGATGTCGGCTGATTATCCGGTTATCGTGAATGGACGCTATCTCGCCTCGCCGTCGCCGATCCCGAAATTCGACAATCCGAAGCTTCACCGCAGCCGCGCGCTCGCCCTGTTCGGCGCGGGCCGGGAGCGGCGTATCCATGCCATCCCACCTTTCACCGATGTCAAAAGTCTCGATTTCGTTGACCATCCTTTCACAGTGCAGCACTTCGAGGCGTGCTGCTCACTTTGCGGCGCGCAGGACAGCTATCTCGACGAGATCCTCCTCGATGATCGCGGCACCCGGGCCTTTATTTGTTCGGACACATCCTATTGCGCCTCGCGGCACGACGAAAGGGCCGCATCATGA
- a CDS encoding carbon-phosphorus lyase complex subunit PhnI, giving the protein MITSIKGGEAAIAASHRLLAKRRRGNPTIADLGVDQIREQLSLAVERVMSEGSLYDPDLAALAIKQSEGDLIEAIYLLRAFRTTLTRFGYAEPVDPAAMVVRRRIATTHKDVPGGQLLGPTYDYTHRILDIALLRASSEDLTDLAGDGESRYEKETEDDAAEPGPDSAAHALTKDCGVLALADIVEDVRPDGQSKVADITRDPVVFPSTRDQRLQSLARGDEGFLMGLCYSTMRGYGRNHPFVAELRSGDVGVVLTIPELNMPVGIGTICLTECQTVHLTTSDGAVPPRYTRGYGLVFGHSERKALSMAILDRSLRSAELGETATYPGQDDEFVLSHCDSVAASGLVQHLKLPHYVDFQAEMQLLGQMRADYAERHANPSLKPTPGPDMITEALSGD; this is encoded by the coding sequence ATGATCACCTCGATCAAGGGTGGCGAAGCCGCCATCGCTGCTTCGCACCGTCTCCTCGCCAAGCGCCGCCGTGGCAATCCGACGATCGCCGACCTCGGCGTCGACCAGATCCGCGAGCAATTGTCGCTCGCCGTCGAGCGAGTAATGAGCGAGGGTTCGCTCTACGACCCGGACTTGGCGGCGCTGGCGATCAAGCAGTCCGAGGGCGACCTCATCGAGGCGATCTACCTGTTGCGCGCTTTCCGAACCACGCTCACCCGGTTCGGCTACGCCGAACCGGTCGACCCCGCGGCGATGGTGGTACGCCGACGCATCGCGACAACTCACAAGGACGTGCCGGGCGGCCAACTCCTCGGGCCGACTTATGACTATACCCACCGGATCCTTGATATCGCTCTTTTGCGAGCAAGTAGCGAGGATCTTACCGATCTCGCCGGCGACGGCGAAAGTAGGTATGAAAAGGAAACCGAAGACGACGCTGCAGAGCCGGGACCCGATTCAGCGGCTCACGCTTTGACAAAAGATTGCGGCGTCCTCGCGCTGGCCGATATCGTCGAGGACGTCCGGCCAGACGGGCAGTCGAAGGTTGCCGACATCACCCGCGATCCAGTGGTGTTTCCCTCCACACGGGACCAGCGGCTGCAGAGCTTGGCCCGCGGTGATGAGGGCTTCCTAATGGGCCTCTGCTATTCGACGATGCGCGGCTATGGGCGTAACCATCCGTTCGTTGCCGAACTACGCTCCGGTGACGTTGGGGTTGTCCTGACTATCCCTGAGCTCAACATGCCTGTTGGCATTGGGACGATCTGCCTTACTGAATGTCAAACCGTGCATCTGACGACCAGCGACGGTGCGGTGCCGCCTCGTTACACGCGCGGTTACGGCCTCGTCTTTGGCCATAGTGAACGCAAAGCGCTGTCGATGGCCATCCTCGACAGGTCGCTGCGGTCCGCCGAACTCGGCGAGACGGCGACTTACCCGGGACAAGACGACGAATTTGTCCTTTCTCATTGCGATAGCGTGGCGGCATCCGGGTTGGTGCAGCATCTAAAGCTGCCCCACTACGTCGATTTCCAAGCCGAGATGCAGCTGCTCGGCCAGATGCGCGCGGACTATGCGGAACGACATGCAAACCCCAGCCTAAAACCCACTCCCGGGCCAGATATGATTACGGAGGCTCTCAGTGGAGACTGA
- a CDS encoding 4Fe-4S dicluster domain-containing protein — MPFKIIASQCTGCSACETQCPNLAISEVAGVFLIDSETCTECDGHFDEPQCVAVCPVDNTCVLDPALPRYRAPA; from the coding sequence ATGCCGTTCAAGATCATCGCCTCGCAATGCACGGGCTGTTCAGCGTGCGAAACGCAATGCCCAAATCTTGCTATTTCCGAAGTAGCCGGCGTTTTCCTGATCGATTCGGAGACATGCACCGAGTGCGACGGCCACTTTGACGAACCGCAATGCGTGGCGGTTTGCCCAGTTGACAACACATGCGTACTCGACCCAGCACTGCCACGCTATCGGGCGCCCGCCTGA
- a CDS encoding DUF1045 domain-containing protein has product MPEPSAPRYAIYYTPAPEHPLTVAARTWLGRDAFAGCSPVASAGLEAATTNQIRGALTTVPRRSGFHATLKAPFRLKEGYSVEELERALRAFVTAWPSCPIGPLKIDLLGGFFALVPANPTLTLQGLASCIVEEFDRFRAPLFHGEFQRCLCSPLNEIETTHLVRWGYPYVFDHFRFHMTLTDFVPAESQPEVRRELDTVFGTLLSEDYSIDALSLFVQIHSGADFVVRSQFTLRSRSLLKEAV; this is encoded by the coding sequence ATGCCAGAACCGTCCGCGCCCCGCTACGCGATCTACTACACGCCGGCTCCGGAACACCCGCTGACGGTAGCGGCGAGAACGTGGCTAGGGCGCGACGCCTTTGCGGGATGCTCGCCCGTGGCGTCGGCTGGACTCGAGGCCGCTACTACGAACCAAATTCGCGGTGCTCTTACCACTGTGCCCCGCCGCTCCGGCTTCCACGCGACGCTCAAGGCGCCGTTCCGGCTGAAGGAGGGGTATTCCGTCGAGGAATTGGAGCGAGCACTCCGCGCGTTCGTGACAGCTTGGCCTTCTTGCCCGATCGGTCCTCTGAAAATCGATCTGCTGGGCGGCTTCTTTGCGCTGGTTCCTGCTAATCCGACTCTCACTTTGCAGGGCCTTGCCTCGTGTATCGTCGAAGAGTTCGACCGTTTTCGAGCGCCGCTGTTTCACGGCGAGTTTCAACGGTGTTTATGCAGCCCGCTCAACGAGATCGAGACGACCCATCTTGTGCGATGGGGCTACCCGTACGTTTTCGATCACTTCCGCTTCCACATGACCCTGACCGATTTCGTTCCCGCCGAGAGCCAGCCTGAAGTGCGGCGGGAGTTGGATACGGTCTTCGGGACCTTGCTCTCCGAAGACTACAGCATCGATGCTCTTTCCCTCTTTGTTCAGATACATTCGGGCGCCGACTTTGTCGTCCGGTCGCAATTTACCTTGAGGAGCCGCAGCCTCCTCAAGGAGGCGGTATGA
- a CDS encoding nitrogen fixation protein NifZ — protein sequence MSNIARDSDIVELTDVPFFDYGDKVRANRTIRNDGTYVGKEIGEVLVKKGELGYVVSIGTFLQQFYIYGVDFLASGYRVGMKRKELDLVTRSNRGEEPCLSGGAP from the coding sequence ATGAGCAACATCGCCCGTGATAGTGACATCGTCGAGTTGACGGACGTGCCCTTCTTTGATTATGGCGACAAGGTGCGGGCCAACCGCACCATCCGCAACGACGGCACCTATGTGGGCAAGGAGATCGGTGAGGTTCTGGTCAAGAAAGGCGAGCTTGGCTATGTCGTCTCGATCGGTACGTTCCTGCAACAATTTTATATTTATGGGGTCGATTTCCTCGCTTCAGGCTATCGCGTCGGCATGAAACGCAAAGAGCTTGATCTAGTCACGCGAAGCAACAGAGGCGAGGAGCCTTGCTTGTCAGGAGGGGCACCCTGA
- the phnK gene encoding phosphonate C-P lyase system protein PhnK, which produces MKPKVREILRVKHLSKTFGRVPACSAVSFSLRQGEVLGIVGESGSGKSTLLRCLAGRIEPDDGKVVIASGDHVVDLWAMDEASREQFLPTTISLIHQNPRDGLRLDISAGGNIAEPLMAAGGRHYGSLRATALEWLEKVDIEGRRIDDLPEVFSGGMQQRLQIARGLATHPRLVLMDEPTGGLDVSVQAKLLDLLRSLVRELGIAVVVVTHDIGVARLLADRLMVMQCGRVIEQGLTDQVLDDPHHPYTQLLVSSILQV; this is translated from the coding sequence ATGAAACCGAAGGTGAGAGAAATTCTTCGGGTGAAGCACCTGTCCAAGACCTTTGGGCGCGTTCCGGCTTGCAGCGCGGTATCGTTCTCGCTGCGTCAGGGCGAGGTTCTCGGCATTGTCGGAGAGAGCGGCTCGGGCAAGTCGACGCTACTGCGCTGTCTTGCGGGCCGCATCGAGCCGGATGATGGCAAAGTAGTGATTGCCTCCGGTGACCACGTCGTCGATCTCTGGGCGATGGACGAAGCCTCGCGCGAGCAATTCCTGCCAACGACGATTTCACTCATTCACCAGAACCCACGCGACGGATTGCGCCTTGATATCAGCGCCGGCGGCAATATCGCCGAACCTCTGATGGCCGCCGGCGGCCGCCACTACGGCTCCTTACGCGCAACGGCACTGGAATGGCTTGAGAAGGTCGATATCGAGGGTCGGCGCATCGACGACCTGCCCGAAGTCTTCTCCGGCGGCATGCAGCAGCGGCTGCAGATCGCCCGGGGACTCGCTACCCACCCTCGCCTCGTGCTGATGGACGAGCCGACTGGTGGCCTCGATGTCTCCGTCCAGGCAAAGCTCCTTGACCTGCTGCGCAGCCTTGTCCGCGAACTTGGCATCGCCGTCGTTGTCGTCACCCACGATATCGGCGTTGCGCGTCTGCTCGCCGATCGGTTGATGGTGATGCAGTGCGGTCGAGTGATCGAGCAGGGACTCACCGACCAAGTGCTCGATGATCCTCACCACCCATATACGCAACTGCTCGTCTCCTCAATCCTGCAGGTCTAA
- a CDS encoding alpha-D-ribose 1-methylphosphonate 5-triphosphate diphosphatase — MYNFIKVTRFVIALSLTAPLTADRTQAGLKARKRRPLMGQSTGTLSQVPQAILESREVVLTNAKIVTRSTCFKGTVQIVDGAIADISTDNSKARGALDFEGDHLLPGLIDVHTDHLEKQILPRAGMTWDPLGAAIAHDVQVCAAGTTTVFDSLIVGAVGNPERRRLLPLMLKGLGEARRHGLLRADHLLHLRCDAREHNLIELFLEYADLPELRFVTIMDDGPRRDPKRFRHLERRKNTPAAEIEAAIAAVATTEDCTEENRRRLVAHCRAGGVPFASHDDTTVAHITEAVGYGLAISEFPITLEAAKAARTAGMTIIVGGPNLVAGRSHIGNASVRELARDGLIDIICSDYIPASILRGIWYLASQSGGLTLPEAVALGSKRPAETFGLLDRGEIAVGKRADLIRVADRAGPVIRGVWTAGRQAL, encoded by the coding sequence TTGTACAACTTCATCAAAGTCACACGATTTGTCATCGCGCTGTCTCTCACTGCCCCTTTGACTGCTGATAGAACTCAAGCGGGTTTAAAAGCAAGAAAGAGGCGCCCTCTGATGGGTCAATCGACCGGTACGCTAAGTCAAGTTCCACAAGCCATTCTTGAGTCCCGCGAAGTTGTCCTGACCAACGCTAAGATCGTGACCCGGTCGACCTGTTTCAAAGGAACGGTCCAGATCGTTGACGGCGCGATAGCTGACATCTCGACAGACAATTCCAAGGCGCGGGGCGCCCTCGACTTTGAAGGCGATCATCTGCTGCCCGGTTTGATTGACGTCCATACCGACCACCTCGAAAAGCAGATCCTCCCGCGCGCCGGCATGACTTGGGATCCCTTGGGCGCGGCCATTGCTCATGACGTTCAGGTCTGCGCGGCTGGGACCACGACGGTGTTCGATTCCCTGATCGTTGGGGCGGTGGGCAACCCGGAGCGTCGGCGCCTGCTGCCTCTGATGCTCAAGGGGCTTGGGGAGGCGCGCCGTCACGGCCTGCTTAGGGCTGATCACCTGCTTCACCTGCGCTGCGACGCCCGCGAGCACAACCTAATTGAACTTTTCCTTGAATATGCCGACCTGCCCGAACTTCGATTCGTCACCATCATGGATGACGGGCCGCGGCGGGACCCGAAGCGCTTCCGCCATCTAGAACGTCGCAAAAATACGCCTGCGGCGGAGATCGAGGCAGCGATTGCCGCCGTCGCGACCACAGAGGACTGCACGGAAGAAAATCGGCGCCGCCTCGTCGCACACTGTCGCGCGGGCGGTGTACCTTTCGCTAGCCACGATGACACTACTGTTGCCCATATCACGGAAGCGGTCGGATACGGTCTCGCCATCTCCGAATTTCCAATTACTCTGGAGGCGGCGAAAGCCGCCCGCACCGCGGGCATGACTATCATCGTTGGGGGACCGAACCTCGTCGCCGGGCGATCACATATTGGGAACGCCTCAGTGCGGGAGCTCGCGCGGGACGGCCTCATTGACATCATTTGCTCAGATTACATCCCTGCGAGCATTCTGCGCGGCATTTGGTACTTAGCGAGCCAATCCGGGGGGCTAACGCTTCCCGAGGCCGTTGCACTCGGAAGCAAGCGGCCAGCAGAAACCTTCGGCCTTCTCGACCGCGGCGAGATCGCTGTGGGCAAGCGCGCCGACCTCATCCGCGTAGCCGACCGAGCCGGCCCTGTCATCCGAGGTGTCTGGACGGCTGGACGTCAGGCGCTGTGA
- the nifB gene encoding nitrogenase cofactor biosynthesis protein NifB, which translates to MSTSAQHQVSCGGGEISETMQAVTKHKGCGTIRGSGKASCGSQTGISNLPNEIWEKVKNHPCYSEEAHHHYARMHVAVAPACNIQCNYCNRKYDCANESRPGIVSEKLTPEQAARKVLAVASAIPQMSVVGVAGPGDPLANPDKTFKTFELVNKLAPDIKLCLSTNGLALADHVDTIARLKIDHVTITINMIDPEIGAKIYPWIFYRHKRYTGVEAASILSNRQLQGVEMLTARGILCKVNSVMIPGINDQHLVEVNKAVKSRGAFLHNVMPLISSPEHGTVFGLRGQRGPTAQEVTALQDSCESKMNMMRHCRQCRADAVGLLGEDRGSEFTIEKIMAMDIKYDEQPRKAYRAKVEKARIAKLAAKQEELAGLASASSEIKVLVAVATKGSGLINQHFGHAKEFQIYELSTSGAKFVGHRPIHPYCQGGHGEDSKLAIAIGAIKDCHAVFVSKIGGCPKAELIKAGIEPIEQYACEFIDASTIAWFKLYLDKVNERKIKHLERVEPARHNALISAA; encoded by the coding sequence ATGAGTACTTCAGCGCAACACCAGGTATCCTGCGGCGGCGGCGAGATCAGCGAGACCATGCAAGCGGTCACTAAGCACAAGGGCTGCGGTACTATCCGCGGCAGCGGGAAGGCGAGCTGCGGATCTCAGACCGGCATCAGCAATCTGCCAAATGAGATCTGGGAAAAGGTGAAGAACCATCCCTGCTACAGCGAGGAGGCGCACCACCATTATGCCCGCATGCATGTCGCGGTCGCACCCGCCTGCAATATCCAGTGCAATTACTGCAATCGTAAATACGATTGCGCCAACGAATCGCGCCCCGGCATTGTCAGCGAGAAGTTGACGCCAGAGCAGGCCGCCAGGAAGGTGCTGGCGGTCGCTTCCGCGATCCCTCAGATGAGCGTGGTCGGCGTTGCCGGCCCTGGCGATCCGCTAGCGAATCCGGACAAGACATTCAAGACGTTCGAGCTTGTGAACAAGCTCGCGCCAGATATCAAGCTGTGCCTCTCGACGAATGGTCTTGCGCTAGCCGATCATGTCGACACGATCGCAAGACTCAAGATCGATCACGTGACGATCACGATCAACATGATCGATCCCGAAATTGGTGCAAAGATCTATCCCTGGATCTTTTACCGCCACAAGCGCTACACCGGCGTTGAAGCTGCAAGCATCCTTAGCAATCGGCAGCTCCAGGGCGTGGAGATGCTCACCGCGCGCGGCATCCTGTGCAAAGTCAACTCGGTGATGATTCCCGGGATTAACGATCAGCATCTGGTTGAGGTGAACAAGGCTGTGAAGTCGCGCGGGGCTTTCCTGCATAACGTGATGCCGCTGATATCGTCGCCCGAGCACGGCACCGTGTTCGGTCTCAGGGGGCAACGCGGCCCGACCGCACAGGAAGTGACAGCGTTGCAGGATAGCTGCGAAAGCAAGATGAACATGATGCGTCATTGTCGTCAGTGCCGGGCCGACGCCGTCGGACTGCTCGGAGAGGACCGCGGCTCGGAGTTCACCATAGAAAAGATCATGGCGATGGACATCAAATACGACGAGCAGCCCCGAAAGGCGTATCGGGCCAAAGTCGAGAAAGCGCGCATCGCAAAGCTTGCGGCCAAGCAGGAGGAGCTTGCGGGGCTCGCCAGCGCTTCCAGCGAAATCAAAGTGCTGGTGGCGGTTGCAACCAAGGGCTCGGGATTGATCAACCAGCACTTCGGTCACGCCAAGGAGTTCCAGATCTACGAGCTCTCGACTTCAGGCGCGAAATTCGTTGGTCATCGTCCTATTCATCCCTATTGCCAGGGCGGCCATGGCGAGGACAGCAAGCTCGCAATCGCCATCGGCGCTATCAAGGATTGCCACGCCGTATTCGTGTCAAAGATCGGCGGCTGCCCGAAGGCCGAATTGATCAAGGCCGGGATCGAGCCGATCGAACAGTACGCCTGCGAGTTCATCGATGCGTCGACGATCGCCTGGTTCAAACTCTATCTCGATAAAGTCAATGAGCGGAAGATCAAGCACCTTGAGCGGGTCGAACCGGCCCGCCACAATGCGCTGATTTCCGCCGCCTGA
- a CDS encoding nitrogen fixation protein NifZ, with protein MMEPRLPKYRSGQRVEAAIDLLNDGSFPDASAEECLVSVGHIGEIVQVGLHTEANLPIYMVDFGKQLVVGCLEAEISAVQDIAQ; from the coding sequence ATGATGGAACCAAGGTTGCCGAAATACCGCTCAGGCCAACGTGTCGAGGCGGCAATCGATCTGCTCAACGACGGTTCCTTTCCCGACGCCTCCGCGGAAGAGTGTCTGGTCAGCGTCGGACACATTGGTGAGATCGTCCAGGTCGGTCTCCATACGGAAGCGAACCTGCCCATCTATATGGTCGACTTCGGCAAGCAGTTGGTGGTTGGCTGCCTCGAGGCAGAGATCTCCGCAGTCCAGGACATCGCGCAATGA
- the phnG gene encoding phosphonate C-P lyase system protein PhnG, protein MTLLAKAPVAELDRHWAAIARPKFQWIRRPEYGAAMLRGAVGRTGTVFNLGEATVTRCTLQIETGEIGIAYVLGRNKRHAALAAVFDGLMQRDQATGAGAIGPIIAAIDRCVRQAEQAIRREAQRSKVDFFMLGQGDNGE, encoded by the coding sequence ATGACCTTACTTGCCAAAGCGCCGGTTGCAGAACTGGACCGGCACTGGGCGGCGATCGCACGGCCAAAATTCCAGTGGATACGGCGTCCTGAATATGGCGCAGCGATGCTGCGGGGGGCCGTCGGGCGCACCGGCACTGTGTTCAATCTCGGCGAGGCGACTGTGACGCGCTGTACGCTCCAGATCGAGACTGGCGAGATTGGCATTGCCTACGTGCTCGGCCGCAACAAGCGCCACGCGGCACTCGCTGCCGTGTTCGACGGACTGATGCAGCGCGATCAAGCGACCGGGGCGGGCGCGATCGGCCCGATCATTGCCGCGATCGATCGCTGCGTGCGCCAGGCAGAGCAGGCGATCCGACGCGAGGCCCAACGGAGCAAGGTCGATTTCTTCATGCTCGGGCAGGGAGACAATGGCGAATGA
- the phnH gene encoding phosphonate C-P lyase system protein PhnH: MTADLIPPAFRDPVHDAQSAFRRLLKALSRPGTPVSFPGPAQPPQPMSGPLAAIALTLIDPDCSIWLDPALSRDSVRRYLHFHTNAPQVSDPRTATCALIGDVGRMPGFGSFHPGVAAYPDRSTTLLLQVPALAGGPVVRLSGPGIETTTSFAPRGLPDWFWSSWRENAARYPLGVDIFLTDDLAVVGLPRSTKAEEP; encoded by the coding sequence ATGACGGCTGACCTGATCCCGCCTGCATTCCGCGATCCCGTTCACGATGCGCAGTCAGCTTTCCGACGACTCCTGAAAGCGCTGTCGCGGCCCGGCACACCGGTTTCGTTTCCCGGCCCCGCCCAGCCGCCGCAACCGATGAGCGGGCCGCTGGCCGCTATCGCGCTGACGCTCATCGACCCCGATTGTTCGATCTGGCTCGACCCGGCGCTCTCGAGGGATTCGGTGCGGCGCTATCTCCATTTCCATACAAACGCGCCGCAAGTCAGTGACCCGAGAACCGCGACCTGCGCGCTGATCGGCGATGTTGGCCGGATGCCGGGATTCGGCAGCTTCCATCCGGGTGTGGCCGCCTATCCTGACCGGTCGACGACGCTTCTGCTCCAAGTGCCTGCGCTCGCCGGCGGGCCTGTCGTCCGTCTTTCCGGGCCCGGAATCGAGACGACGACCAGCTTCGCGCCTCGTGGCCTGCCGGACTGGTTTTGGTCGTCCTGGCGCGAGAATGCCGCTCGCTATCCGCTCGGCGTTGACATCTTCCTTACCGACGACCTCGCAGTTGTCGGCCTCCCGCGCTCCACCAAAGCCGAGGAACCATGA